A stretch of Saccharothrix texasensis DNA encodes these proteins:
- a CDS encoding DUF4097 family beta strand repeat-containing protein: MPSFATPGTITLDLDVVAGHVLITASDRDDTEVEVDPADPDDTKDVTAAQGTSVDFADGRLTVRTPRSRSIFGKAGVVDVVVRLPAGSNVVAHGSLADFRGEGVLGECRFKTSAGHIRLQDTAALKASTSHGDVSVEQVTGRAELSTGSGELRVDRLDGVGTVKNSNGATTIGEVTGDVRVGAANGDIFVGHAGGDVRAKTVNGRIRLDEVVRGSVVVETSAGGLEVGIREGTAAWLDVRSTAGRVRNELSSADAPGDTEERVEVRARTSLGDIVIHRA; the protein is encoded by the coding sequence ATGCCTTCTTTCGCCACGCCCGGGACCATCACGCTCGACCTCGACGTCGTCGCCGGCCACGTCCTCATCACCGCCTCCGACCGGGACGACACCGAGGTCGAGGTCGACCCCGCCGACCCGGACGACACCAAGGACGTCACCGCCGCCCAGGGCACCTCGGTCGACTTCGCCGACGGCCGGCTCACCGTCCGGACACCCCGCTCGCGCAGCATCTTCGGCAAGGCCGGCGTGGTCGACGTGGTGGTGCGGCTGCCCGCCGGCTCGAACGTCGTCGCGCACGGCTCGCTCGCCGACTTCCGCGGCGAGGGCGTGCTGGGCGAGTGCCGCTTCAAGACCTCCGCCGGGCACATCAGGCTCCAGGACACGGCCGCGCTCAAGGCCTCCACCTCCCACGGCGACGTGTCGGTGGAGCAGGTCACCGGCCGCGCCGAGCTGTCGACCGGCTCCGGCGAGCTGCGCGTCGACCGGCTCGACGGCGTCGGCACGGTGAAGAACTCCAACGGCGCGACCACGATCGGCGAGGTCACCGGCGACGTCCGGGTCGGCGCCGCCAACGGCGACATCTTCGTCGGCCACGCCGGCGGGGACGTGCGCGCCAAGACCGTCAACGGCCGCATCCGCCTCGACGAGGTCGTGCGCGGCTCCGTGGTCGTGGAGACGTCGGCCGGCGGGCTGGAGGTCGGCATCCGCGAGGGCACGGCCGCGTGGCTGGACGTGCGCTCGACCGCCGGCCGCGTGCGCAACGAGCTGAGCAGCGCCGACGCGCCGGGCGACACCGAGGAGCGGGTCGAGGTCCGCGCCCGGACTTCCTTGGGGGACATCGTCATCCACCGCGCGTGA
- a CDS encoding cytochrome P450: MWDTNPQQFWLRGERPGNAVEYDEQLGFWNVHGHPESVEVLGDWARFSSDTTRLLPTADESLTEGNIIQLDPPAHQKLRRLVSHAFTPKVVADLGTRITELTGELLDDVTGDDFELVRDLAYPLPVIVIAELLGVPSSDRDLFKVWVDKMFESTNQFSLKDDVAKQEQGLRDSVDAIRPLVDYLGEHAAQCRRTPRAGLLNDLVQAEVDGERLTDAQVVNFAAVLLVAGHLTTTMLLGNTVLALDAHPDQFAAVRRDRALVPAAIEESLRFLTPFAAVARVTTGPQVLGGVEIPADQMLLLWVGAANRDPRRFANPDAFDVTRDPNPHLGFGRGAHFCLGAPLARLEGRLALDVLLDRFPRLRTDPDRRPVFMPSPNLTGVRSLPLLTD, translated from the coding sequence ATGTGGGACACCAACCCGCAGCAGTTCTGGCTGCGCGGAGAACGACCCGGCAACGCCGTCGAGTACGACGAGCAGCTCGGCTTCTGGAACGTCCACGGCCACCCCGAGTCCGTCGAGGTCCTCGGCGACTGGGCCCGGTTCTCGTCCGACACCACTCGGCTGCTCCCGACCGCCGACGAGTCGCTGACCGAGGGCAACATCATCCAGCTCGACCCGCCGGCGCACCAGAAGCTGCGCCGCCTGGTCAGCCACGCGTTCACGCCCAAGGTCGTGGCCGACCTCGGCACGCGCATCACCGAGCTCACCGGCGAACTGCTCGACGACGTCACCGGTGACGACTTCGAGCTGGTCCGCGACCTGGCCTACCCGCTGCCGGTGATCGTGATCGCCGAGCTGCTGGGCGTGCCGAGCAGCGACCGCGACCTGTTCAAGGTGTGGGTCGACAAGATGTTCGAGAGCACCAACCAGTTCTCGCTCAAGGACGACGTGGCCAAGCAGGAGCAGGGGCTGCGCGACAGCGTCGACGCCATCCGGCCGCTGGTGGACTACCTGGGCGAGCACGCCGCCCAGTGCCGCCGCACGCCGCGGGCCGGGCTGCTCAACGACCTCGTCCAGGCCGAAGTGGACGGTGAGCGCCTGACCGACGCGCAGGTGGTGAACTTCGCGGCCGTGCTGCTGGTGGCCGGCCACCTCACCACCACCATGCTGCTCGGCAACACCGTGCTGGCCCTGGACGCGCACCCGGACCAGTTCGCGGCGGTCCGCCGCGACCGCGCGCTGGTCCCCGCCGCCATCGAGGAGTCGCTGAGGTTCCTCACCCCGTTCGCCGCGGTCGCACGGGTCACCACCGGGCCTCAGGTGCTCGGCGGCGTCGAGATCCCCGCCGACCAGATGCTGTTGCTGTGGGTCGGCGCGGCCAACCGGGACCCGCGCCGGTTCGCGAACCCGGACGCCTTCGACGTCACCCGCGACCCCAACCCGCACCTGGGCTTCGGCCGCGGCGCGCACTTCTGCCTCGGCGCGCCGCTGGCCCGGCTGGAGGGGCGCCTCGCGCTGGACGTCCTGCTCGACCGCTTCCCGCGGCTGCGCACGGACCCCGACCGGCGGCCGGTGTTCATGCCGTCGCCGAACCTGACCGGCGTGCGGTCCCTGCCGCTGCTCACCGACTGA
- a CDS encoding ATP-binding cassette domain-containing protein, with protein sequence MAITATGLRKSYGDHAVLDGLDLQVEPGTVFALLGPNGAGKTTTVQVLSTLITPDAGAATVAGHDLARDPAGVREAIGVTGQFSAVDNLLTGEENLGLMADLAHLDRREGRRTCARLLEQFDLVDAARRPASTYSGGMRRRLDLAMTLVGGPEVIFLDEPTTGLDPRSRHAMWQVIRGLVADGVTIFLTTQYLEEADELADRIAVLDGGRLVAEGTAAELKRLIPGGHVRLRFADARTLDLAAAALGGSSRDDEGLTLDAPGDGGVRQLRALLDRLDEAAVHVQDLSVHTPDLDDVFFALTTERSVRR encoded by the coding sequence ATGGCGATCACCGCCACCGGTCTGCGCAAGTCCTACGGCGACCACGCCGTGCTCGACGGCCTCGACCTCCAGGTCGAGCCCGGCACGGTGTTCGCCCTGCTCGGGCCCAACGGCGCGGGCAAGACGACCACCGTGCAGGTCCTGTCCACGCTCATCACCCCCGACGCCGGCGCCGCGACCGTCGCGGGCCACGACCTGGCCCGCGATCCGGCGGGCGTCCGCGAGGCCATCGGCGTCACCGGCCAGTTCTCCGCCGTGGACAACCTGCTCACCGGCGAGGAGAACCTGGGGCTGATGGCGGACCTCGCCCACCTCGACCGCCGGGAGGGCCGCCGCACCTGCGCCCGCCTGCTGGAGCAGTTCGACCTCGTGGACGCGGCGCGCCGGCCCGCGTCCACCTACTCCGGCGGCATGCGCCGACGCCTCGACCTGGCGATGACGCTGGTCGGCGGCCCGGAGGTGATCTTCCTGGACGAGCCGACCACCGGCCTCGACCCGCGCAGCAGGCACGCGATGTGGCAGGTCATCCGCGGCCTGGTCGCGGACGGCGTGACGATCTTCCTCACCACCCAGTACCTGGAGGAGGCCGACGAGCTGGCGGACCGGATCGCCGTGCTCGACGGCGGCCGGCTGGTCGCCGAGGGCACCGCGGCCGAGCTGAAGCGGCTGATCCCGGGCGGGCACGTGCGGCTGCGCTTCGCCGACGCGCGCACGCTCGACCTGGCCGCCGCGGCGCTCGGCGGCTCTTCCCGCGACGACGAGGGCCTGACCCTCGACGCGCCCGGCGACGGTGGCGTGCGGCAGTTGCGGGCCCTGCTCGACCGGCTGGACGAGGCCGCGGTCCACGTGCAGGACCTGTCCGTGCACACACCGGACCTCGACGACGTCTTCTTCGCCCTGACCACCGAGAGGAGCGTGCGGCGGTGA
- a CDS encoding ABC transporter permease codes for MLRRNLRHMQRFPMMSIGTIGMPVLMMLLFVHVFGGSLDTTIPGGASYVDYLVPGILVMAVGAGAAWTSVNINTDMGEGIIARFRTMAISRYSVLTGQALSSLLNTALTLALVIGVALLNGFRPSAGPADWLAAAGLLLLIAFAFTWLGIAFGMGAKTVAGANSSALPLQFLPFVSSAFVPTDSMSSGLVWFAGHQPFTPITDTLRGLLVGTPVGDSGYWAVGWCLVLSAVGYARSRVLFDRDPSR; via the coding sequence ATGCTGCGCCGCAACCTGCGGCACATGCAGCGCTTCCCGATGATGTCCATCGGCACGATCGGCATGCCGGTGCTGATGATGCTGCTGTTCGTGCACGTGTTCGGCGGCTCGCTCGACACCACGATCCCCGGCGGCGCGTCCTACGTGGACTACCTGGTGCCCGGCATCCTGGTGATGGCCGTCGGCGCCGGGGCCGCGTGGACCTCGGTGAACATCAACACGGACATGGGCGAGGGCATCATCGCCCGGTTCCGCACCATGGCGATCTCCCGCTACTCGGTGCTGACCGGGCAGGCGCTGAGCAGCCTGCTCAACACCGCGCTCACCCTGGCGCTGGTGATCGGCGTGGCGCTGCTCAACGGGTTCCGCCCGTCGGCCGGCCCCGCCGACTGGCTCGCCGCGGCCGGGCTGCTGCTGCTCATCGCGTTCGCGTTCACGTGGCTGGGCATCGCCTTCGGCATGGGCGCGAAGACGGTCGCCGGCGCCAACAGCTCCGCGCTGCCGCTGCAGTTCCTGCCGTTCGTCAGCAGCGCGTTCGTGCCGACCGACTCGATGTCGAGCGGGCTCGTGTGGTTCGCCGGGCACCAGCCGTTCACGCCGATCACCGACACCCTGCGCGGGCTGCTGGTCGGCACGCCGGTCGGCGACAGCGGGTACTGGGCGGTCGGCTGGTGCCTCGTGCTCAGCGCCGTCGGCTACGCCAGGTCGCGGGTCCTGTTCGACCGAGACCCCTCCCGCTGA
- a CDS encoding MBL fold metallo-hydrolase, with the protein MRPLAPGVHQLLGRPPHMVNAYLVEDVLVDAGTPSARKRITRQLDGRAIAAHVVTHAHPDHFGSSHAVCERYDVPLWAGAKDVEAITTATPVPSPGLAGSLLSRMKMPSPHPVARGLGEGDEVAGFTVLDVPGHSPGHIALWRDHDGVLICGDVFFNVLRPSAPPKILTFDDERNRASMRRLAELRPKLVLFGHGRPLRDPDRLLRLVG; encoded by the coding sequence GTGCGACCACTGGCTCCGGGAGTCCACCAGCTGCTCGGCCGTCCTCCACACATGGTCAACGCCTACCTGGTGGAGGACGTGCTGGTGGACGCGGGCACGCCGTCGGCCCGCAAGCGGATCACCCGCCAGCTCGACGGCCGCGCCATCGCCGCGCACGTGGTGACGCACGCGCACCCGGACCACTTCGGCTCCAGCCACGCGGTGTGCGAGCGGTACGACGTGCCGCTGTGGGCCGGCGCGAAGGACGTGGAGGCGATCACCACCGCCACCCCGGTGCCCTCGCCCGGTCTCGCCGGCTCCCTGCTGTCGCGGATGAAGATGCCCTCGCCGCACCCGGTCGCCCGGGGGCTGGGCGAGGGCGACGAGGTCGCCGGGTTCACCGTGCTGGACGTGCCCGGCCACTCGCCCGGCCACATCGCCCTGTGGCGCGACCACGACGGCGTGCTGATCTGCGGCGACGTGTTCTTCAACGTGCTGCGTCCCAGCGCGCCGCCCAAGATCCTGACCTTCGACGACGAGCGCAACCGGGCCTCCATGCGCCGGCTCGCGGAGCTGCGGCCGAAGCTCGTGCTGTTCGGCCACGGCCGCCCGCTGCGCGACCCGGACCGCCTGCTGCGCCTCGTCGGATGA